The proteins below come from a single Acidovorax sp. NCPPB 4044 genomic window:
- a CDS encoding DUF1840 domain-containing protein yields the protein MLYKFKSRATADIIMLQAHGRQILQAIGKSPDEAHGIITPDQIPAALQSLEAAIAADEARQAEAGDAAGDEDQDGRGEPAEAVRLRQRAAPFVDMLRRSAAEGKEVTW from the coding sequence ATGCTCTACAAATTCAAGTCCCGCGCCACGGCCGACATCATCATGCTGCAGGCCCACGGCCGCCAGATCCTCCAGGCCATCGGCAAGTCTCCGGACGAGGCGCACGGCATCATCACGCCCGACCAGATCCCCGCCGCGCTGCAGTCTCTGGAGGCCGCGATCGCGGCCGACGAGGCCCGCCAGGCCGAGGCCGGCGACGCGGCGGGCGATGAGGACCAGGATGGCCGCGGCGAGCCCGCCGAGGCGGTGCGGCTGCGCCAGCGCGCGGCGCCGTTCGTCGACATGCTGCGCCGCAGCGCTGCCGAGGGCAAGGAAGTCACCTGGTAG